Proteins from one bacterium genomic window:
- a CDS encoding sulfite exporter TauE/SafE family protein gives MRSRHIDPNDIKKRFKVELTGFNLFLLAALVFVAAALYSSVGHGGASAYLAVMALLSVPVNQAATASLVLNILVAGVAALTYIKSGNLKASLLLPVLAASFPFALIGGWLDVQTGHLELLLGAALAFAAFRIAFLHYFGGEDILKPVRWPVLTASAGVVGLISGIIGIGGGIFLSPLLVLTCWARVNQAAAISSVFIVVNSMAGLLGRVFASRLDFGTFWPLLPFAMLGAILGARFGAKVAGVKTLRLLLAAVMLASAVKLLLP, from the coding sequence GTGCGGAGTCGTCACATCGACCCGAATGACATAAAGAAGCGATTCAAAGTGGAATTAACAGGATTCAACCTATTTTTGCTGGCGGCGCTGGTTTTTGTTGCGGCCGCGCTGTATTCCTCCGTCGGCCACGGAGGAGCATCGGCGTACTTGGCCGTAATGGCGTTGTTGTCCGTTCCGGTCAACCAGGCCGCAACAGCCTCGCTCGTTTTGAATATATTGGTGGCGGGCGTGGCTGCCCTCACTTACATCAAATCCGGGAACTTGAAAGCATCGCTACTATTGCCCGTTCTGGCGGCATCGTTCCCCTTCGCATTAATCGGAGGATGGCTCGATGTTCAAACCGGCCATTTGGAGCTGCTTTTGGGGGCGGCGCTTGCTTTCGCCGCCTTTCGAATCGCCTTTCTCCATTATTTCGGTGGGGAAGACATATTGAAACCGGTGCGTTGGCCGGTTTTAACGGCGTCCGCGGGAGTTGTCGGCTTGATTTCGGGCATAATCGGCATAGGCGGAGGAATTTTTCTTAGTCCCCTGCTTGTTCTCACATGCTGGGCGCGGGTAAATCAGGCGGCGGCCATATCCTCCGTTTTCATCGTCGTCAATTCAATGGCGGGTTTGTTGGGGCGCGTATTCGCTTCCAGGCTTGATTTCGGCACATTTTGGCCGCTTCTTCCGTTTGCAATGCTGGGAGCGATTTTGGGAGCAAGATTCGGCGCAAAAGTGGCGGGTGTGAAAACCTTGCGGCTGTTGCTTGCCGCGGTAATGCTCGCATCGGCGGTTAAGCTTCTGCTTCCTTGA
- a CDS encoding MOSC domain-containing protein, whose translation MNRKENRQGKVVAVSISERKGTRKRNVDWALLVPDWGIEGDAHAADWNRQVSFLAVESIDKIRKMGLEVGPGDFAENITTEDIDLPGLQIGDRLRIGDAELEVTQIGKECHSRCEIFRQAGDCVMPREGIFARVLSGGIVRKGDAVFIRSAESSHRPE comes from the coding sequence ATGAATCGAAAAGAAAATCGGCAAGGCAAAGTGGTTGCGGTTTCGATTAGCGAGAGGAAGGGAACGCGAAAACGCAACGTGGATTGGGCGTTGCTGGTGCCGGATTGGGGCATAGAAGGCGACGCCCATGCGGCAGACTGGAACCGGCAAGTAAGCTTTTTGGCCGTTGAGAGCATTGATAAGATACGCAAAATGGGGTTGGAAGTCGGACCGGGCGATTTCGCCGAGAACATAACGACCGAGGACATAGACCTGCCGGGTTTGCAAATAGGAGACAGGTTGAGGATAGGCGACGCGGAATTGGAAGTGACGCAAATTGGAAAGGAATGCCATTCGCGATGCGAGATATTCAGACAGGCGGGCGATTGCGTGATGCCGCGAGAGGGAATATTCGCCCGCGTTCTAAGCGGCGGAATTGTGCGCAAGGGTGATGCGGTTTTCATAAGAAGTGCGGAGTCGTCACATCGACCCGAATGA
- a CDS encoding molybdopterin molybdotransferase MoeA has protein sequence MISYEEALAAILDQCTRLPAEEVPLEMAQGRFLAEPLFASADLPRFDCSSVDGFGLRLSDAQGASPKNPVTLKIAGVAHAGATVEGDLQPRTCIKLMTGTAVSSGVEAVIMREDVEESDDFVVLRNPARPGENIRLKGGDCRKGEMIAEAGSKLDPPLIALHAAQGLAHAVATCVPRVSLLATGDEVVLPGAPIAAGQIYDSNLAALEAAVQLLGLKLEHAFHCKDDLSEIVEKINGFTDTSQIILSAGGVSAGDRDFVREACMRLGMRIVFHGVAIKPGKPTLFATYRCSDGNTGLFFGLPGNPVAALLSFVKLVCPAIERLTGAIPKSHRRGFARLTGGIARQAQRLEFVRGIAGYSENGIEVRPMAGRDSHLLRGLFQANCLIAFPRERDILQEGEVVEIEWLPWN, from the coding sequence TTGATTAGCTATGAAGAAGCCCTGGCGGCGATCCTCGATCAATGCACGCGTTTGCCTGCCGAAGAGGTTCCGCTTGAAATGGCGCAAGGACGTTTCCTCGCGGAACCGTTGTTCGCCTCCGCGGATTTGCCCCGGTTCGATTGCTCTTCCGTGGATGGATTCGGATTGCGCCTGTCGGACGCGCAAGGGGCGTCGCCGAAGAATCCGGTAACGCTCAAAATCGCCGGAGTCGCTCACGCTGGAGCAACCGTCGAAGGTGATCTGCAACCGAGGACTTGCATCAAGCTTATGACAGGCACCGCCGTATCCTCCGGCGTCGAAGCCGTGATCATGCGCGAAGATGTTGAAGAATCGGATGATTTCGTAGTGCTGCGTAATCCGGCGCGGCCGGGGGAAAACATCAGGCTCAAAGGCGGGGACTGCCGCAAAGGGGAGATGATTGCGGAAGCCGGCTCGAAACTGGATCCGCCGTTGATTGCGCTGCACGCGGCCCAAGGATTGGCTCATGCGGTTGCAACTTGCGTGCCGCGAGTTTCGTTGCTGGCCACGGGCGATGAGGTCGTCCTGCCCGGCGCACCGATCGCCGCAGGGCAAATTTATGACTCCAATTTGGCTGCGCTCGAGGCGGCGGTGCAATTGCTGGGATTGAAATTGGAGCATGCGTTTCACTGCAAGGACGACTTAAGCGAGATAGTGGAAAAAATCAACGGATTTACGGATACTTCGCAAATTATTCTTAGCGCGGGCGGAGTTTCGGCTGGAGACAGGGATTTCGTGCGGGAAGCCTGCATGCGGCTCGGAATGCGCATCGTGTTCCACGGCGTCGCCATAAAGCCGGGCAAGCCGACGTTGTTCGCGACCTATCGGTGCAGTGATGGCAACACGGGGCTGTTTTTCGGACTGCCCGGCAACCCCGTTGCTGCATTGCTGTCATTCGTTAAGCTGGTCTGTCCCGCGATCGAGCGTCTAACCGGAGCAATCCCTAAGTCGCACCGCCGCGGCTTTGCACGGTTGACCGGCGGCATCGCCAGGCAGGCCCAAAGACTGGAATTTGTCCGCGGAATCGCGGGGTACTCCGAAAACGGAATTGAAGTGCGGCCCATGGCTGGACGCGATTCGCATTTGCTGCGCGGGCTGTTTCAAGCGAACTGCCTGATTGCTTTTCCACGGGAGCGCGACATTCTGCAGGAGGGCGAGGTTGTGGAAATCGAGTGGTTGCCATGGAACTAA
- a CDS encoding bifunctional molybdenum cofactor biosynthesis protein MoaC/MoaB, with product MLDISHKNRTLRVAKAQSVVRMSPETLEKVRNNKVPKGDALQVARVAAILAAKDTSRIIPFCHPLQVEYAGVDFDLGENSITVVTTVKAIDKTGVEMEALTAAGVAALTLYDMLKMLDESLEISSIRLLSKQGGKSDFQNVFASQPRAAVLVFSDRVAAGEKRDRSGELIKKTLRQHELLVEDFRVIPDDADAAASVLAAYADELDLDFVFTCGGTGLGNRDVAPEATKAVIEREAPGIAEAIRAYGRERTPYAILSRAVAGLRGNTLYINLPGSVHAAADAMQAVFPAVLHYLAARRGEGHIETYGSGETNSVD from the coding sequence TTGCTGGACATTTCACACAAAAATCGAACATTGCGCGTTGCGAAAGCCCAATCCGTCGTGCGGATGTCTCCTGAAACGCTCGAAAAAGTAAGGAACAATAAAGTGCCGAAGGGCGATGCCCTCCAAGTTGCGCGCGTCGCCGCGATACTGGCCGCCAAAGATACGAGCCGGATCATTCCTTTTTGCCACCCGTTGCAGGTTGAATATGCGGGCGTCGATTTCGATTTGGGAGAAAACTCGATTACGGTTGTGACCACCGTCAAAGCGATAGACAAGACCGGCGTGGAAATGGAAGCTCTCACCGCCGCGGGAGTGGCGGCCCTCACTTTATACGACATGTTGAAAATGCTCGACGAAAGCCTGGAAATTTCATCTATCCGTTTGCTTTCAAAGCAGGGCGGGAAATCGGATTTCCAGAATGTATTCGCCTCCCAACCCCGTGCGGCGGTGCTTGTCTTTTCCGACCGCGTGGCCGCAGGCGAAAAGCGGGACCGCTCCGGCGAATTAATCAAAAAAACTTTGCGGCAACACGAATTGCTTGTCGAAGATTTTCGGGTGATTCCCGATGATGCGGACGCCGCGGCGTCGGTGCTTGCGGCATACGCCGACGAGCTGGATTTGGACTTTGTGTTCACGTGCGGCGGCACGGGATTGGGAAATCGCGATGTTGCGCCCGAAGCTACAAAAGCGGTTATTGAACGCGAAGCGCCGGGAATAGCGGAAGCGATACGCGCCTACGGCCGGGAAAGAACGCCGTACGCGATACTAAGCCGCGCCGTCGCCGGACTGCGCGGCAATACGCTTTATATCAATCTGCCCGGATCGGTACACGCCGCTGCCGACGCCATGCAGGCCGTTTTCCCCGCCGTCCTGCATTACCTTGCGGCGCGCCGGGGGGAAGGGCATATCGAAACATATGGCTCCGGAGAGACGAATTCCGTTGATTAG
- the moaA gene encoding GTP 3',8-cyclase MoaA, whose translation MLDGFGRKHVYLRISVTDRCNLRCRYCMPPEGIPDIGHHSLLTFEEIERLTALFARYGIKKVRITGGEPTVRKGIVDLAQRIAGIPGVETLALTTNGLLLRELARPLYKAGVRLLNISLDSLRRERYTAITGRDSLPRGLEGIEEALEAGFKQVKINVVVMAGINCDELHDFAAMARNPRLNIRFIEYMPFRGNGWSAAKYMPYPKMLAKLEERYRLKPFHTSATKAGVAKDFRISGFGGTVSFISPLSDEFCARCNRLRITADGGLKTCLFAPPELNLRDLLRQGVTDENLAGLIQSCLLRKPEAHPPAEILKHAACQPMAAIGG comes from the coding sequence ATGCTTGACGGATTCGGCAGAAAGCATGTGTACCTGCGCATATCCGTGACGGATCGCTGCAATTTGCGATGCAGATATTGCATGCCGCCGGAAGGGATTCCAGACATCGGTCATCATTCATTGTTGACCTTTGAAGAAATAGAGCGGCTCACGGCTTTATTTGCGCGTTATGGCATCAAAAAAGTGAGAATAACCGGCGGCGAACCCACGGTGCGGAAAGGCATAGTCGACCTGGCGCAAAGAATTGCCGGAATCCCCGGAGTTGAAACACTGGCCCTCACGACGAATGGACTTTTGCTTCGCGAACTGGCCCGGCCCCTGTACAAGGCGGGCGTCCGGCTGTTGAACATCAGTCTCGACAGTCTGCGTCGCGAGCGTTACACAGCGATCACCGGCAGGGATTCATTGCCCAGGGGGCTGGAGGGTATCGAGGAAGCGCTGGAAGCCGGATTCAAGCAGGTAAAGATAAACGTTGTCGTTATGGCGGGGATAAATTGCGACGAGCTGCATGATTTTGCCGCAATGGCCCGCAATCCCCGTTTGAACATCAGATTTATAGAATACATGCCTTTCCGTGGTAACGGTTGGAGCGCGGCGAAATATATGCCGTATCCGAAAATGCTCGCCAAGCTTGAAGAGCGATACCGCCTTAAGCCATTTCACACGAGCGCCACAAAGGCAGGTGTAGCGAAGGATTTCAGGATAAGCGGCTTTGGAGGCACTGTCAGTTTCATTTCTCCTCTTTCGGACGAATTTTGCGCGCGCTGCAACCGGTTGCGTATTACGGCCGACGGCGGATTGAAAACCTGCCTGTTCGCGCCGCCCGAGCTGAATTTGCGCGATCTTCTGCGCCAGGGCGTTACTGATGAAAATCTTGCCGGGTTGATTCAATCCTGCCTTCTTCGCAAGCCGGAAGCCCATCCTCCCGCGGAAATATTAAAGCATGCCGCCTGCCAGCCAATGGCGGCGATCGGAGGCTAG
- a CDS encoding molybdenum cofactor guanylyltransferase, with protein MNRIRRDVSSSPIIGAVLAGGQSKRMGRPKHSILLRDGISMIEHVITALQVCGNRIAVVGIDELPKLKTDAELIPVADEFPHLGPLAGVDALLSSGLAQGYIIAACDQPLLTPSLVSRLLREAGSNGSFFGLRGRIEDPLPCYIPSHWQPSVRKAILDNQLSLRNLGEKLGANLLEIDDQERKHLINFNEPEDFARLGVAQAAGAPHA; from the coding sequence ATGAACCGCATACGCCGCGATGTCAGCTCAAGTCCGATAATCGGCGCTGTTTTGGCCGGTGGACAAAGCAAAAGAATGGGAAGGCCCAAGCACTCGATTTTGCTGCGGGACGGCATTAGCATGATCGAGCACGTCATTACTGCCTTACAGGTCTGCGGGAATCGGATTGCAGTCGTGGGTATTGACGAATTGCCGAAGTTGAAGACGGATGCAGAGCTTATTCCCGTCGCGGACGAGTTTCCGCACTTAGGGCCGCTGGCAGGGGTGGATGCGTTGCTGTCCAGCGGCCTCGCCCAAGGTTACATTATTGCGGCTTGCGACCAACCTCTGCTTACTCCGTCGCTGGTGAGCCGGCTTTTGCGCGAGGCCGGTTCGAACGGCAGTTTTTTCGGACTGCGGGGCCGGATTGAAGATCCGCTTCCTTGCTACATACCTTCACATTGGCAACCTTCAGTGCGAAAGGCGATCCTGGATAATCAGCTGTCATTACGCAATCTTGGCGAAAAGCTGGGAGCAAATTTGTTGGAAATAGACGACCAGGAGCGAAAACATCTTATTAATTTCAACGAGCCGGAGGACTTTGCCCGACTCGGCGTCGCGCAAGCTGCAGGAGCGCCGCATGCTTGA
- a CDS encoding MOSC domain-containing protein, giving the protein MASDSKSSPDERYNQLKNKGIDDLRVINCCSIFYFSMLVTNLSSRISSRYPDTKCPKHRSNPVQADANLLVHFVQMPSVIIQSDSAVQGVGIMARLISVNISSGGIPKLPVPRGQVTFEGLVGDGRDHAKHIKPSRAICTLDLEIIEQLREEGFPVNPGDLGENLTLSGCRDWQIVPGARLRFGGGVEIEISEARRPCFVLDALHPDLKHVTVGRLGWMARVTKTGWIIPGEEVELILAAPNPNQEVAAQ; this is encoded by the coding sequence TTGGCCAGCGACAGCAAATCTTCTCCTGATGAGAGATACAACCAGCTCAAGAATAAAGGAATTGATGACCTGCGGGTCATCAATTGCTGCTCCATATTCTATTTTTCTATGCTCGTGACAAACTTATCAAGCCGGATTTCTTCCCGCTATCCGGATACCAAATGCCCTAAACACCGTTCGAATCCCGTCCAAGCGGATGCAAACCTTCTGGTGCATTTCGTGCAGATGCCATCTGTTATTATTCAAAGCGATTCGGCAGTGCAAGGAGTCGGAATAATGGCCAGATTAATCTCCGTGAACATTTCGAGCGGCGGAATTCCCAAGCTGCCGGTGCCTCGCGGGCAGGTTACCTTCGAGGGTTTGGTTGGCGACGGCCGGGACCATGCCAAGCACATTAAACCCAGCCGTGCGATTTGCACTCTCGATTTAGAGATCATCGAACAACTTCGCGAAGAAGGATTCCCGGTTAATCCCGGAGACTTGGGAGAGAATCTGACGCTGAGCGGCTGCAGAGATTGGCAAATTGTGCCGGGCGCCAGACTTCGCTTCGGCGGAGGGGTGGAAATTGAGATAAGCGAAGCCCGCAGGCCTTGTTTTGTGCTTGATGCGCTCCATCCGGATTTAAAACATGTGACCGTGGGTCGCCTTGGCTGGATGGCAAGAGTGACAAAAACCGGATGGATCATCCCGGGAGAAGAAGTAGAGCTTATTTTGGCCGCACCAAATCCAAATCAAGAGGTGGCGGCGCAATGA
- a CDS encoding Rrf2 family transcriptional regulator, which translates to MLSLAKTSGYAILALGCLQESADRFVLAKDIAKCTGVPKPYLAKILNSLVEHNLVTTKRGRTGGFGLARPASQISVLEIAEAVEGASWNSQCILGLPPCSARRKCPLHAFWIKQLTAMRKKLQSITVADAAKFERLSRSQLRSCPPKSRVKELPKTDPRFVSDSCTVNPNEVVSQAKSMKSRRAKP; encoded by the coding sequence TTGCTGTCGCTGGCCAAAACCTCCGGTTACGCCATTCTGGCCTTGGGATGTCTGCAAGAATCGGCCGATCGATTTGTACTGGCAAAGGACATCGCCAAATGCACCGGGGTGCCCAAGCCTTATCTCGCGAAGATTTTGAACTCTTTGGTGGAGCACAACTTGGTGACGACAAAGCGCGGCCGCACGGGAGGATTTGGTTTGGCGCGACCCGCTTCGCAAATCAGCGTATTGGAAATCGCCGAAGCGGTGGAGGGAGCGAGCTGGAACTCGCAATGCATTCTTGGCCTGCCGCCGTGTTCGGCTAGGCGAAAGTGTCCGCTGCATGCTTTTTGGATTAAGCAGCTTACGGCGATGCGGAAGAAATTGCAGTCGATTACTGTAGCGGACGCAGCCAAGTTCGAACGGCTGAGCAGAAGTCAGCTGCGCAGCTGTCCTCCCAAAAGCCGGGTCAAAGAATTGCCGAAAACCGATCCCCGGTTTGTTTCCGATTCTTGCACGGTAAATCCGAATGAAGTTGTATCGCAAGCAAAATCAATGAAGTCAAGGAGAGCAAAACCATGA
- a CDS encoding 4Fe-4S dicluster domain-containing protein, with amino-acid sequence MNRSRREFIAKGALAAAVGAAASAGVLPKAADAQGRDPAGKESVRKLDALSGIAPQQREDNLLRMQRELVAAMSKPVEERHWVMVIDQRKCVGCHACTVACVSENNLPPGVVYRPVQTIEEGTFPELKLSFLPKPCNHCNKPPCISVCPVDATWKRPDGVVAIDYDKCIGCQLCIPACPYSHRQFDEGNFYTRDSAAGDAGTGVVLGPEAPWEGRSVFEYGKLWDRANGDSPNSKTRKCHFCLHRLENGQLPQCTTTCIGRATSFGDANDKSSLVSELIANHETFVLLPEKGTSPQVYYIK; translated from the coding sequence ATGAATCGAAGTCGCCGTGAATTCATCGCCAAGGGCGCGCTTGCAGCGGCGGTCGGCGCCGCGGCATCGGCGGGTGTACTGCCGAAGGCGGCGGACGCCCAGGGACGCGATCCCGCCGGAAAGGAGTCGGTACGCAAGCTGGATGCTCTTTCGGGAATCGCGCCACAGCAAAGGGAAGACAACCTGCTTCGAATGCAGCGGGAGCTCGTGGCCGCGATGAGCAAGCCCGTGGAAGAACGCCACTGGGTCATGGTTATCGACCAGCGCAAGTGCGTGGGCTGCCACGCCTGCACGGTTGCCTGCGTTTCCGAAAACAACCTGCCGCCGGGAGTGGTTTACCGGCCCGTGCAGACAATCGAAGAGGGAACTTTTCCCGAGCTGAAACTCTCCTTCCTCCCCAAGCCGTGCAATCACTGCAACAAGCCGCCGTGCATATCGGTTTGTCCGGTTGACGCCACCTGGAAACGGCCCGACGGTGTGGTTGCGATTGATTACGACAAATGCATCGGGTGTCAGCTTTGCATCCCCGCCTGCCCTTACAGCCACCGTCAATTCGACGAAGGCAATTTTTATACGCGCGACTCCGCCGCGGGTGACGCGGGAACAGGAGTGGTGCTTGGTCCAGAAGCCCCGTGGGAAGGCAGGAGCGTTTTCGAGTACGGCAAATTGTGGGATAGGGCGAACGGAGATTCGCCAAATTCCAAAACGCGCAAATGCCATTTTTGCCTGCATCGGTTGGAAAACGGGCAGCTGCCCCAGTGCACCACAACCTGCATAGGCCGTGCCACAAGTTTCGGCGATGCGAATGACAAATCCAGCCTGGTAAGCGAGCTTATCGCCAATCACGAGACGTTTGTTCTGCTTCCGGAAAAAGGCACGTCGCCGCAGGTGTATTACATCAAATAG
- a CDS encoding molybdopterin-dependent oxidoreductase, with amino-acid sequence MTENLASGALKIAVADPRFSKLASKAWKWLPVHPGTDGAMAMAFIRWMLDNNRFDAKFLACANKAAAAAAGENSWTNSTWLVEIKDGKPGKFVRAADIGLCAPEIRKNKDGKEYEEKFIVVYVNGQPKAVDPNSTEEPVVGDLFVDATLPNGTHAKSALQVLRDSANVRSFEEWAALTGVKAADLEEVARELTSYGKQAAVDIHRGVAQHTNGFYNVLAWMTVNMLLGNFDAKGGMVTQSTYDTMGKAKLFDLNAHPGAIKGFGISCIRHDIAYEKTSIFSGYPAKRNWYPLASDIYEEIIPSIGDAYPYPVKAVFMYMGAPTYALPAGHTNIEILCDTTKVPLFVCNDILIGPTSMYADYIFPDNSYLERWEFHGSHPNIAQKVQPVRQPVIAPLVEECTVYGQKMPINFEAMLFGIAERLGLPGFGDNAFGDGLDLKHQDDFYLRGVANLAFGEAEDGSKAVADADAKELDLFVRSRAHLTSSVFDEARWKGIVGESLWPKVVYVLNRGGRFQEYEKGYKDMRVGNPYGALLNLYQEKTAGTVYSGTGEKCSGVATYIPVRDYLGREPDAYRDGWDLHLVTHRVINMTKSRTIVDYWLTDILPSNGILISPEDAKRLGLKDGDAVKVASATNPEGDWRLGNGKRKPMAGKVIVTRTVKPGVVSFALGYGHWASGSQEFTIDGHKITSEVRRGEGIHANAAMWTDPTIKNTCMFDPVGGSVSFYDTRVRLVKA; translated from the coding sequence ATGACGGAAAATCTTGCGTCGGGCGCGCTCAAAATAGCGGTGGCGGATCCGCGTTTCAGCAAGCTGGCCAGCAAGGCCTGGAAATGGCTTCCAGTGCATCCGGGAACCGATGGGGCGATGGCGATGGCGTTCATCCGCTGGATGCTGGACAACAATCGCTTTGACGCCAAGTTTCTCGCTTGCGCCAACAAGGCGGCAGCCGCGGCGGCCGGCGAAAACAGTTGGACCAATTCGACTTGGCTTGTCGAAATCAAGGACGGCAAGCCGGGCAAATTTGTCCGCGCTGCCGATATCGGGCTGTGTGCTCCGGAGATCCGCAAAAACAAGGATGGAAAGGAGTACGAGGAAAAGTTCATTGTGGTTTATGTAAACGGCCAGCCCAAGGCGGTGGATCCGAACAGCACCGAAGAGCCGGTCGTCGGCGACTTGTTCGTGGACGCCACGCTTCCGAACGGAACGCATGCAAAAAGCGCGCTTCAGGTGTTGCGCGACTCTGCGAACGTTCGCAGTTTCGAGGAATGGGCAGCGCTTACGGGAGTAAAAGCCGCGGATTTGGAAGAGGTTGCGCGCGAATTAACCAGTTACGGAAAGCAGGCGGCGGTTGACATACACCGCGGCGTGGCGCAGCACACAAACGGCTTTTACAACGTGCTCGCTTGGATGACGGTCAACATGCTTTTGGGCAACTTCGATGCAAAGGGCGGAATGGTAACCCAGTCCACTTATGACACGATGGGCAAAGCCAAACTGTTCGATCTCAATGCGCATCCGGGCGCAATCAAGGGATTCGGCATAAGTTGCATCAGGCATGACATAGCGTACGAGAAGACAAGCATTTTTTCCGGTTATCCGGCCAAGCGCAATTGGTATCCCCTTGCAAGCGATATATATGAGGAAATCATTCCTTCGATCGGCGATGCCTATCCGTATCCCGTAAAGGCGGTGTTCATGTATATGGGCGCGCCGACATACGCGCTTCCGGCGGGTCATACGAACATCGAGATTTTGTGCGATACGACCAAAGTGCCTCTTTTCGTCTGCAACGATATCCTCATCGGCCCAACATCCATGTATGCGGATTATATTTTCCCGGATAATTCTTACCTTGAACGTTGGGAATTCCACGGCAGCCATCCCAACATCGCACAAAAAGTGCAACCTGTGCGCCAGCCGGTGATTGCTCCTTTGGTGGAGGAATGCACCGTGTATGGGCAAAAAATGCCGATTAATTTCGAAGCAATGCTTTTTGGGATTGCGGAGCGGCTTGGTTTGCCCGGTTTTGGCGACAATGCCTTTGGGGACGGCCTCGATCTCAAACACCAAGATGATTTCTACCTGCGTGGAGTTGCAAATCTTGCCTTCGGCGAAGCGGAAGACGGAAGCAAAGCCGTTGCCGACGCGGATGCCAAGGAACTGGACTTGTTTGTGAGGTCACGCGCGCACCTGACCTCCTCGGTATTTGATGAAGCGCGTTGGAAAGGAATTGTCGGCGAGTCGCTTTGGCCGAAAGTGGTTTACGTGCTCAACAGAGGCGGCCGCTTCCAGGAATACGAGAAAGGCTATAAGGATATGCGCGTTGGCAATCCCTATGGCGCGCTGCTCAATTTGTACCAGGAAAAAACCGCCGGCACCGTCTATTCCGGCACGGGCGAGAAATGTTCGGGAGTTGCGACGTATATTCCCGTGCGCGATTATTTGGGACGGGAGCCCGATGCTTATCGCGACGGCTGGGATCTTCATCTGGTCACGCACCGCGTCATAAACATGACCAAGAGCCGCACCATCGTGGACTACTGGTTGACCGATATTCTTCCCAGCAACGGGATTCTCATCAGCCCCGAGGATGCGAAGCGATTGGGATTGAAGGATGGCGATGCCGTAAAGGTCGCCAGCGCCACCAATCCGGAAGGAGATTGGCGGCTTGGCAACGGGAAACGCAAGCCGATGGCCGGGAAGGTGATAGTTACGCGCACGGTCAAGCCCGGGGTGGTGAGTTTCGCGCTGGGTTACGGACACTGGGCGAGCGGCTCGCAGGAATTCACGATTGACGGCCACAAGATCACGAGCGAAGTACGCCGCGGCGAAGGGATTCACGCAAATGCTGCGATGTGGACCGATCCGACGATTAAAAACACGTGCATGTTCGATCCGGTCGGAGGCAGCGTGAGTTTCTACGACACACGCGTAAGGCTGGTTAAAGCTTAA
- a CDS encoding response regulator, with product MSYFLVAVIFVVFVLLDLGIRHLLKHREIARLARERREALDIGLKLEISKDTPSLKRVELEKPLAKILAVDDEQIVLDSFRKILVMQGYSMDTVETGQEALKLVQERDYDFVFTDLKMPAMNGVDVVKAVHHLKPEIDIIVITGFATIQTAVDCMKYGAVDYVEKPFTEEELIDFVKKSLIRRQDRLASKRAGSGG from the coding sequence ATGTCATACTTTTTGGTTGCGGTTATTTTTGTTGTTTTTGTGTTGCTTGATCTCGGTATAAGGCATTTGCTGAAGCATCGCGAGATTGCCAGGCTCGCTCGCGAGCGCCGCGAGGCGCTGGATATCGGTCTCAAGCTCGAGATTAGCAAGGATACTCCATCACTTAAGCGCGTCGAGCTTGAAAAGCCGCTTGCGAAAATCCTTGCGGTGGACGACGAGCAAATCGTGCTGGACAGCTTCCGCAAGATACTGGTGATGCAGGGCTACTCCATGGATACGGTTGAGACAGGCCAGGAAGCTCTGAAGCTGGTTCAGGAACGCGATTACGATTTCGTATTCACGGACTTGAAAATGCCGGCGATGAACGGTGTTGATGTGGTGAAAGCCGTGCATCACTTGAAGCCCGAAATCGACATTATCGTAATCACGGGATTCGCCACGATTCAGACCGCTGTGGATTGCATGAAGTACGGCGCGGTGGACTATGTGGAAAAACCGTTCACCGAGGAGGAACTCATAGACTTCGTAAAGAAGTCGCTCATCCGCAGACAGGACAGGCTCGCCAGCAAGCGGGCTGGAAGCGGCGGATAG